A stretch of the Streptomyces ortus genome encodes the following:
- a CDS encoding helix-turn-helix transcriptional regulator — MMAKKRHADRVGIRELAFTAPTGTPAGVEVLSLTELRHRTTAAQLATPQRPDFHHLVTLTGGTLWHTVDFADHALEPGSWLWVRPGQVHQWGDLTGAEGTLILFRPDFLDAATADAARTQDPHAPVLLLPLPDHAEALSLAAEHLGSEFRALGHLPLDVHTAALRHLLAVLVLRLTHLTAPAGPPAPEPDSTYLRFRDAVERDFARTRRVEDYAQALGYSPRTLSRATLSVAGLGAKEFIDRRVILEAKRLLAHGDQSAARIADRLGFPSATHFSKFFHRGTGQTPIAFRDMARGHSPR; from the coding sequence ATGATGGCCAAAAAACGACACGCTGACAGGGTGGGGATCCGCGAGCTCGCCTTCACCGCGCCCACCGGAACGCCTGCGGGGGTGGAGGTTCTGTCCCTGACCGAGCTGCGCCACCGGACCACCGCGGCCCAGCTCGCGACACCGCAGCGGCCGGACTTCCACCACCTGGTCACCCTCACCGGCGGCACCCTGTGGCACACAGTGGACTTTGCCGACCACGCCCTCGAACCGGGATCCTGGCTCTGGGTTCGCCCCGGCCAGGTCCATCAGTGGGGCGACCTCACCGGCGCCGAGGGAACCCTGATCCTCTTCCGCCCGGACTTCCTCGATGCGGCCACGGCCGACGCCGCCCGCACGCAGGACCCGCACGCCCCGGTGCTGCTCCTCCCCCTGCCCGACCACGCCGAGGCCCTGAGCCTGGCCGCCGAGCACCTCGGCAGCGAGTTCCGCGCACTCGGACACCTGCCCCTGGACGTCCACACCGCGGCCCTGCGTCACCTGCTGGCCGTCCTCGTGCTGCGCCTGACTCATCTCACCGCGCCCGCCGGCCCGCCCGCCCCCGAACCCGACTCCACCTACTTGCGCTTCCGCGACGCCGTCGAACGGGACTTCGCCCGCACGCGCCGCGTGGAGGACTACGCCCAGGCCCTCGGTTATTCGCCCCGCACGCTCTCCCGCGCCACCCTCTCCGTCGCGGGGCTCGGCGCCAAGGAGTTCATCGACCGCCGCGTGATCCTGGAGGCCAAACGCCTGTTGGCCCACGGCGACCAGAGCGCCGCCCGCATCGCCGATCGTCTCGGCTTCCCCAGCGCGACACACTTCAGCAAGTTCTTCCACCGGGGCACCGGACAGACCCCGATCGCCTTCCGCGACATGGCTCGCGGGCACTCCCCGCGCTGA
- a CDS encoding GH12 family glycosyl hydrolase domain-containing protein translates to MRPTPRQTPTPHRLLTTLITVLAALAALLAVTAQAHADTTICEQYGSATIQNRYVVQNNRWGTSATQCISVNDSGFRITQADGSVPTNGAPKSYPSLFNGCHYTRCSPGTSLPARLDTISAAPSSISYGYVGNATYNASYDIWLDPTPRTDGVNQTEIMIWFNRVGQIQPIGSPVGTASVGGRTWEVWSGDNGGNDVLSFVAPSAMSSWSFDVMDFVDQAVARGLARSDWYLTSVQAGFEPWQGGAGLAVNSFSSTVSTGGGTPGDPTDPAACSVSYTPTVWSGGFTANVTVGNNGPAPVEDWRLDFSLPSGQRITSAWNATVAPDSGGVTARPLAHTKRIAAGGSQSFGFQGTYTGAFAQPGGFTLNGTACATA, encoded by the coding sequence ATGCGACCGACACCGCGTCAGACCCCCACCCCGCACCGCCTGTTGACCACGCTCATCACGGTTCTCGCCGCACTCGCGGCGCTGTTGGCCGTGACGGCACAGGCCCACGCGGACACCACGATCTGCGAGCAGTACGGATCGGCCACGATCCAGAACCGCTACGTCGTCCAGAACAACCGCTGGGGCACCAGCGCCACCCAGTGCATCAGCGTGAACGACTCCGGTTTCCGGATCACCCAGGCCGACGGTTCGGTACCGACCAACGGAGCCCCGAAGTCGTACCCCTCGCTCTTCAACGGCTGCCACTACACCAGGTGTTCGCCGGGAACCAGCCTCCCGGCGAGGCTCGACACCATCTCGGCGGCCCCCAGCAGCATCTCGTACGGCTACGTCGGCAACGCCACCTACAACGCCTCGTACGACATCTGGCTGGACCCGACGCCCCGCACCGACGGCGTGAACCAGACCGAGATCATGATCTGGTTCAACCGGGTGGGCCAGATCCAACCCATCGGTTCGCCCGTCGGAACGGCCTCCGTGGGTGGCCGCACCTGGGAGGTGTGGAGCGGCGACAACGGCGGCAACGACGTGTTGTCCTTCGTCGCCCCGTCGGCGATGAGCAGCTGGAGCTTCGACGTCATGGACTTCGTCGACCAGGCGGTCGCCCGTGGGCTCGCCCGGTCCGACTGGTACCTGACGAGTGTCCAGGCGGGCTTCGAACCCTGGCAGGGCGGTGCGGGGCTGGCCGTGAACTCCTTCTCCTCCACCGTCTCCACGGGCGGCGGCACACCGGGCGACCCCACTGATCCGGCGGCGTGCTCGGTGTCCTACACCCCCACTGTCTGGTCCGGCGGCTTCACCGCGAACGTGACCGTCGGCAACAACGGCCCGGCTCCGGTCGAGGACTGGCGGCTGGACTTCTCCCTGCCCTCGGGACAGCGGATCACCAGTGCATGGAACGCCACCGTCGCCCCGGACTCGGGAGGTGTGACCGCGCGTCCGCTCGCCCACACCAAGCGGATCGCCGCAGGGGGCAGCCAGTCGTTCGGTTTCCAGGGCACGTACACCGGCGCCTTCGCGCAACCGGGCGGATTCACGCTGAACGGCACGGCCTGCGCCACCGCGTGA
- a CDS encoding LacI family DNA-binding transcriptional regulator encodes MRRQRPGTPTLEEVAARAGVGRGTVSRVINNAAGVRSSTRMAVERAITELGYVPNLAARSLAGRRADAVALVMTEPDWRQFGEPFFSAVVGAVGDALTDTGVQLLLTLVRTDVERRHFVEYARGGRVDGVLLMSVHAEDPLPDMLSEAGLPTVLLGRRSGDEAVTYVDADNVGGARSAVAHLVRTGRTAIGTVTGPPDMYVARSRLRGYREGLERAGFEVVPSRIVEGDFTQESGRRATAELITRAPEVDAVLAASDTMAAGALEALRAAGRRVPQDVAVIGFDDFPLAQHTEPRLTTVRQPMEEMGRTMVQLLFDVMRDTSGAWRHVILRTELVERAST; translated from the coding sequence ATGCGTAGACAGCGTCCCGGCACACCGACGCTGGAGGAAGTCGCAGCGCGCGCCGGAGTCGGACGGGGAACCGTCTCCCGGGTCATCAACAACGCGGCAGGAGTGCGGAGTTCGACCCGCATGGCCGTGGAACGCGCCATCACGGAGCTGGGGTACGTACCCAATCTGGCCGCCCGTTCCCTGGCCGGACGGCGTGCCGACGCCGTCGCGCTGGTCATGACGGAACCGGACTGGCGGCAGTTCGGTGAGCCCTTCTTCTCGGCGGTCGTCGGCGCCGTCGGCGACGCGTTGACCGACACCGGCGTGCAACTGCTGCTCACCCTGGTCCGTACGGACGTCGAGCGCCGGCACTTCGTCGAGTACGCGCGCGGCGGACGCGTCGACGGTGTCCTGCTGATGTCCGTGCACGCCGAGGACCCGTTGCCCGACATGCTGTCCGAAGCGGGCCTGCCCACCGTCCTGCTGGGACGCCGCTCCGGCGACGAAGCCGTCACCTATGTCGACGCGGACAACGTCGGCGGGGCCCGCAGCGCGGTCGCCCACCTGGTGCGCACAGGCCGTACGGCCATCGGCACCGTCACCGGGCCACCCGACATGTACGTTGCCCGGAGCCGGTTGCGCGGTTATCGCGAGGGGCTTGAGCGCGCGGGCTTCGAGGTCGTACCGTCCCGGATCGTCGAGGGTGACTTCACGCAGGAGAGCGGGCGCCGCGCGACCGCCGAACTCATCACCCGGGCGCCGGAGGTGGACGCCGTGCTCGCCGCGTCGGACACGATGGCCGCGGGCGCGCTGGAGGCGCTGCGTGCGGCGGGGCGCCGGGTGCCGCAGGACGTCGCCGTGATCGGCTTCGACGACTTCCCGCTGGCCCAGCACACCGAGCCGAGGCTGACGACCGTCCGCCAGCCCATGGAGGAGATGGGCCGCACCATGGTCCAGCTGCTGTTCGACGTCATGCGGGACACCTCCGGCGCATGGCGCCACGTGATCCTCCGTACGGAGCTGGTGGAGCGCGCCTCGACCTGA
- a CDS encoding lytic polysaccharide monooxygenase translates to MSLPVSLRTKLVSLGAVLATLLGALGLTLLGQDKAEAHGVAMMPGSRTYLCQLDAITGTGALDPTNPACRAALNQSGATALYNWFAVLDSNAGGRGSGYVPDGKLCSAGDRSPYDFSAYNAPRADWPRTHLTSGATMRVKYSNWAAHPGDFRVYVSKPGWSPTSSLGWGDLDLVQTVTNPSQQGSAGTNGGHYYWDLRLPSGRSGNAVIFIQWVRSDSQENFFSCSDVVFDGGNGEVTGIREGSGTPTPEPTTPAPDPTHTGSCMAVYEVVNSWNGGFQGSVQVMNHGTQPLNGWAVRWKPGTGTKINSVWNGSLSTASDGTVTVRNADHNRTVAADGSTTLGFTATSTGNDLPAGSIVCVDP, encoded by the coding sequence ATGTCATTACCTGTGTCGCTACGTACGAAACTCGTCTCACTCGGGGCAGTGCTGGCCACCCTCCTGGGCGCCCTCGGCCTCACCCTGCTCGGCCAGGACAAGGCCGAGGCCCACGGCGTGGCCATGATGCCGGGGTCGCGCACCTACCTCTGCCAGTTGGACGCCATCACCGGCACCGGCGCCCTCGACCCGACCAATCCGGCGTGCCGCGCCGCCCTCAACCAGAGCGGCGCCACCGCGCTGTACAACTGGTTCGCCGTGCTGGACTCCAACGCCGGTGGACGCGGATCGGGTTACGTTCCGGACGGCAAGCTGTGCAGCGCCGGCGACCGGTCGCCGTACGACTTCTCCGCCTACAACGCGCCCCGTGCGGACTGGCCGCGCACGCACCTGACGTCCGGGGCCACCATGCGGGTCAAGTACAGCAACTGGGCCGCGCACCCGGGTGACTTCAGGGTCTACGTCTCCAAGCCCGGCTGGTCGCCGACCTCCTCGCTGGGCTGGGGCGATCTGGATCTGGTCCAGACGGTCACCAACCCGTCCCAGCAGGGCTCGGCCGGAACCAACGGCGGCCACTACTACTGGGACCTCAGGCTGCCCTCGGGGCGTTCCGGGAACGCGGTGATCTTCATACAGTGGGTCCGTTCGGACAGCCAGGAGAACTTCTTCTCCTGCTCCGATGTCGTCTTCGACGGCGGCAACGGCGAGGTCACCGGCATCCGTGAGGGCAGCGGTACGCCGACTCCGGAGCCGACGACTCCCGCCCCCGACCCGACGCACACCGGGTCCTGCATGGCCGTCTACGAGGTGGTCAACTCCTGGAACGGTGGCTTCCAGGGTTCCGTCCAGGTCATGAACCACGGGACGCAGCCGCTCAACGGCTGGGCGGTCCGGTGGAAGCCCGGCACCGGCACGAAGATCAACAGTGTGTGGAACGGCTCGCTGAGCACGGCCTCGGACGGCACGGTCACGGTCCGCAACGCCGACCACAACCGCACCGTGGCTGCCGACGGCAGCACCACGCTGGGCTTCACGGCCACCTCGACGGGCAACGACCTCCCCGCCGGCAGCATCGTCTGCGTGGACCCGTAA